A single region of the Shinella sp. PSBB067 genome encodes:
- a CDS encoding 5-carboxymethyl-2-hydroxymuconate Delta-isomerase, whose translation MPHLTVEYSANLEGRTDLDALCAGLLETVLETGLFEVGAVRVRALRADHYAIADRLPENAFIDLNLRIGKGRSGEEKKRTGEALFATAGRLLAPLFETPHFALSLEIREIDAELSWKKNAIHPRLRAR comes from the coding sequence ATGCCGCATCTGACCGTGGAATATTCGGCCAATCTCGAAGGCCGCACCGATCTCGATGCGCTTTGCGCGGGCCTCCTGGAGACCGTGCTGGAGACCGGCCTCTTCGAGGTCGGCGCCGTCAGGGTTCGCGCGCTTCGGGCCGATCATTACGCCATTGCCGATCGCCTGCCGGAGAACGCCTTCATCGACCTCAACCTGCGCATCGGCAAGGGCCGCAGCGGTGAGGAGAAGAAGCGCACCGGCGAGGCGCTGTTTGCGACGGCCGGCCGGCTGCTCGCCCCCCTCTTCGAGACGCCGCATTTCGCGCTGTCGCTCGAGATCCGCGAGATCGACGCGGAATTGAGCTGGAAGAAGAACGCCATCCATCCGCGCCTGCGCGCCAGGTAA
- the hpaD gene encoding 3,4-dihydroxyphenylacetate 2,3-dioxygenase, giving the protein MGKLSLAAKITHVPSMFISEMPGPHHGCRQPAIDGLTEIGRRCDALGVDTIVVFDTHWLVNTAYHINARERYAGIYTSNEFPHFIQDLAYDYRGAPDLGDEIARLVSAEGIRMMAHHVDTLEPEYGTLVPMRYINADGRFRVLSIAAWCPWHEMEESFRIGRAVRRAIEEGGCNAAILASGSLSHRIHDNNAAPAGIHTISDEFYRQVDLRVLDLWRAGRNEEFVKMLPLYSRLCHGEGFMHDTAMLFGALGGDGYDGRAEILTDYFTSSGTGQVNAVFPLAA; this is encoded by the coding sequence ATGGGAAAACTGTCGCTTGCCGCAAAGATCACGCATGTCCCGTCCATGTTCATATCCGAGATGCCCGGCCCCCATCACGGCTGCCGGCAGCCGGCGATCGACGGGCTGACGGAAATCGGCCGGCGCTGCGATGCGCTCGGCGTCGACACGATCGTCGTCTTCGACACGCACTGGCTGGTCAACACGGCCTATCACATCAACGCGCGCGAACGGTATGCCGGCATCTATACCAGCAACGAGTTCCCCCACTTCATCCAGGACCTCGCATACGACTATCGCGGCGCGCCCGATCTCGGCGACGAGATCGCCCGGCTCGTCTCGGCGGAGGGCATCCGCATGATGGCGCACCATGTCGATACGCTGGAGCCGGAATACGGCACGCTGGTGCCGATGCGCTACATCAACGCCGACGGCCGGTTCCGCGTGCTCTCCATCGCCGCCTGGTGCCCCTGGCACGAAATGGAGGAGAGCTTCCGCATCGGCAGGGCCGTGCGCCGGGCCATCGAGGAAGGCGGCTGCAACGCCGCGATCCTCGCCAGCGGCTCGCTCTCCCACCGCATCCACGACAACAACGCCGCCCCCGCCGGCATCCACACCATTTCCGACGAGTTCTACCGGCAGGTGGACCTGCGCGTGCTGGACCTCTGGCGCGCCGGCCGCAACGAGGAATTCGTCAAGATGCTGCCGCTCTATTCGAGGCTCTGCCACGGCGAGGGCTTCATGCACGACACCGCCATGCTGTTCGGCGCACTCGGCGGCGACGGCTATGACGGCAGGGCGGAGATCCTGACGGACTATTTCACCTCCTCGGGCACGGGACAGGTCAACGCGGTGTTTCCGCTGGCGGCGTGA
- a CDS encoding Tm-1-like ATP-binding domain-containing protein translates to MSASARLPRILVIGTGDTKSEELLFMAEVIGRAGGLPVMVDVSILGDAPYVPDHSKHDVAAAGGTTIAEILESGDENSAMAAMARGAVALVRDLCAAGAVDGMIALGGSLGTDLALDVAAVLPLGVPKFIVSTIAYSHLLPPERIAPDLMMILWAGGLYGLNPICRAVLSQASGAVVGAAKAVEKPGGERPLIGMTSLGSSCLKYMKVLKPELERRGYDVAVFHSTGMGGRAYEAVAARGEFAAVFDFCIQEVTNAENGSVVTSGPDRMENAGRAGIPQLIAPGAVDMVDMPAWQETPARFADRPYHAHNRLIASVTVSPEQRRAVAHVVAARMAAASAPVAFLLPVGGLQEWDREGEPLHEPEALDAFLSEMRRAVPPSVAFTEVAAHINAPEFALKALEVFDRWVDEGIVERGRIA, encoded by the coding sequence ATGAGCGCAAGCGCCCGTCTGCCCCGGATACTGGTGATCGGCACCGGCGACACCAAGAGCGAAGAGCTGCTGTTCATGGCCGAGGTCATCGGCAGGGCGGGCGGCCTGCCCGTGATGGTCGATGTCAGCATCCTCGGCGATGCGCCCTATGTGCCCGACCATTCCAAGCATGACGTGGCCGCCGCCGGCGGCACCACCATCGCCGAAATCCTCGAAAGCGGCGACGAGAATTCCGCCATGGCGGCGATGGCGCGCGGCGCGGTGGCGCTGGTGCGGGATCTCTGCGCGGCCGGCGCGGTGGACGGCATGATCGCGCTCGGCGGTTCGCTCGGCACCGATCTTGCGCTCGACGTCGCCGCCGTCCTGCCGCTCGGCGTGCCGAAATTCATCGTCTCCACCATCGCCTATTCCCATCTCCTGCCGCCGGAGCGCATCGCGCCCGACCTGATGATGATCCTGTGGGCCGGCGGGCTCTACGGGCTGAACCCGATCTGCCGGGCGGTGCTGTCGCAGGCCTCGGGCGCCGTCGTCGGCGCGGCGAAGGCGGTCGAGAAGCCCGGCGGCGAGCGGCCGCTGATCGGTATGACCTCGCTCGGCTCCTCCTGCCTCAAATACATGAAGGTGCTGAAGCCGGAACTGGAACGGCGCGGCTACGACGTCGCCGTCTTCCATTCCACCGGCATGGGCGGGCGGGCCTACGAGGCCGTCGCCGCCCGCGGCGAATTCGCCGCCGTCTTCGATTTCTGCATCCAGGAGGTCACCAATGCGGAAAACGGCTCGGTCGTCACGTCGGGGCCGGACCGCATGGAAAATGCCGGCCGCGCCGGCATTCCGCAGCTCATCGCCCCCGGCGCCGTCGACATGGTGGACATGCCCGCCTGGCAGGAAACGCCCGCGCGCTTCGCCGACCGGCCCTACCATGCCCACAACCGGCTGATCGCCTCCGTCACCGTCTCGCCGGAGCAGCGCCGCGCGGTGGCGCATGTCGTGGCGGCGCGGATGGCGGCGGCGAGCGCCCCCGTCGCCTTCCTCCTGCCGGTCGGGGGCCTGCAGGAATGGGACCGGGAGGGCGAGCCGCTGCACGAGCCCGAGGCGCTCGACGCCTTCCTTTCGGAAATGCGCAGGGCCGTGCCGCCGTCGGTCGCCTTCACGGAGGTCGCCGCGCATATCAACGCCCCGGAATTCGCCCTCAAGGCGCTGGAGGTCTTCGACCGCTGGGTCGACGAGGGCATCGTCGAAAGGGGTCGCATCGCATGA
- a CDS encoding HAD family hydrolase, with product MGAGFPSGHAENQKALILDFGGVVTRTLFETHDITERALGLPAGTLTWRGPFDPSSDPLWVSMQAREITERDYWMTRTRQVGALIGEDWTDMKTFVQRARGADGELVLRPQARDAVLKAKAAGLRLAILSNELDLFYGAAFRKRFPLIDLFDVIVDATYTGILKPDPRAYEQVLAELGLDRADCVFVDDQKKNIEGAQAVNLPHVHFDVTRPAESYAQALKMLGI from the coding sequence GTGGGTGCCGGTTTTCCGTCCGGACATGCGGAAAACCAAAAAGCGCTCATCCTCGATTTCGGCGGGGTCGTCACCCGCACGCTGTTCGAGACGCACGACATCACCGAGCGGGCGCTGGGGCTTCCGGCCGGCACGCTCACCTGGCGCGGGCCGTTCGATCCGTCCTCCGATCCGCTCTGGGTCTCGATGCAGGCGCGCGAGATCACCGAGCGCGACTACTGGATGACCCGCACCCGGCAGGTCGGCGCGCTCATCGGCGAGGACTGGACGGACATGAAGACCTTCGTGCAGCGCGCGCGGGGGGCGGACGGCGAGCTCGTGCTGCGCCCGCAGGCGCGCGATGCGGTTCTGAAGGCGAAGGCCGCGGGCCTCAGGCTTGCCATCCTTTCCAACGAACTCGACCTCTTCTACGGCGCCGCGTTCCGCAAGCGCTTCCCGCTGATCGACCTCTTCGACGTCATCGTCGACGCCACCTATACCGGGATCCTGAAGCCCGATCCGCGCGCCTACGAGCAGGTGCTCGCCGAACTCGGCCTCGACCGGGCGGACTGCGTCTTCGTCGACGACCAGAAGAAGAACATAGAGGGGGCACAGGCCGTCAACCTCCCCCATGTGCATTTCGACGTGACCCGGCCTGCCGAAAGCTATGCGCAGGCGCTGAAAATGCTTGGAATTTGA
- a CDS encoding aspartate aminotransferase family protein: MRDSNFLIENNARHLWHPMAHPAEMQAKPPRIINAGEGVEVVDIEGRKVLDAVGGLWNVNLGYSCEPVKQAIRDQLDALPYYSTFRGTTNSPLIELSYELAEFFREDGLTRAFFTSGGSDSVETALRLARQFHKINGQPERTKFVALKKGYHGTHFGGASVNGNANFRRNYEPLLPGVFHLAAPYPYRNPFNTADPAEIAQAIARQFEDEIAFQGADTIAAFIMEPVLGAGGVIVPHETFMPLMRAICDRHGILLIADEVITAFGRTGAWTGSRGVGVKPDMMTTAKAITNGYFPFGAVMISDRVAGVFESNRDGLGAIGHGYTYSGHPVGAAAALATLKETAKADTAANAAARGVELMAGLEGLKAKHDLVGDVRGKGLMAALELVSDRAAKSAAAKDVVQKVYDTAYEAGVMVRTSGANVIISPPLVITAADVRKIVSALDAGLSAVAG, encoded by the coding sequence ATGCGCGATTCCAATTTCCTGATCGAGAACAACGCCCGCCATCTCTGGCATCCCATGGCGCATCCGGCCGAGATGCAGGCCAAGCCCCCGCGCATCATCAATGCGGGCGAGGGCGTCGAGGTGGTGGACATCGAGGGCCGCAAGGTGCTGGACGCCGTCGGGGGCCTGTGGAACGTCAACCTCGGCTATTCCTGCGAGCCGGTGAAGCAGGCGATCCGCGACCAGCTCGATGCGCTGCCCTACTATTCCACCTTCCGCGGCACCACCAATTCGCCGCTGATCGAGCTCTCCTACGAGCTTGCCGAATTCTTCAGGGAGGACGGGCTGACCCGCGCCTTCTTCACCTCCGGCGGTTCGGATTCCGTCGAGACGGCGCTGCGTCTTGCCCGCCAGTTCCACAAGATCAACGGCCAGCCGGAGCGCACCAAGTTCGTGGCCCTGAAGAAGGGCTACCACGGCACGCATTTCGGCGGCGCCTCGGTCAACGGCAATGCCAATTTCCGCCGCAACTACGAGCCGCTGCTGCCGGGCGTCTTCCATCTCGCCGCGCCCTATCCCTACCGCAATCCCTTCAACACGGCCGATCCGGCGGAAATCGCACAGGCGATCGCCCGCCAGTTCGAGGATGAGATCGCCTTCCAGGGCGCCGACACCATCGCCGCCTTCATCATGGAGCCGGTGCTGGGCGCGGGCGGCGTGATCGTGCCGCACGAGACCTTCATGCCGCTGATGCGCGCCATCTGCGACCGGCACGGCATCCTGCTCATCGCCGACGAGGTGATCACCGCCTTCGGCCGCACCGGCGCCTGGACCGGCTCGCGCGGCGTCGGCGTCAAGCCGGACATGATGACCACCGCCAAGGCCATCACCAACGGCTATTTCCCCTTCGGCGCGGTGATGATCTCCGACCGGGTGGCCGGCGTCTTCGAGAGCAACAGGGATGGCCTGGGCGCCATCGGCCACGGCTACACCTATTCCGGCCATCCAGTCGGGGCCGCTGCCGCCCTTGCGACACTCAAGGAAACCGCGAAGGCCGACACCGCCGCCAATGCCGCCGCCCGCGGCGTCGAGCTGATGGCCGGCCTCGAAGGGCTGAAGGCGAAGCACGACCTCGTCGGCGACGTGCGCGGCAAGGGCTTGATGGCCGCGCTGGAGCTCGTCTCCGACCGCGCCGCGAAGAGCGCCGCCGCCAAGGACGTGGTGCAGAAGGTCTACGACACCGCCTACGAGGCGGGCGTCATGGTCCGCACCTCCGGCGCCAATGTCATCATCTCGCCCCCGCTCGTCATCACCGCCGCCGACGTGCGGAAGATCGTCTCGGCGCTGGACGCCGGGCTTTCGGCGGTTGCGGGGTGA
- a CDS encoding aspartate aminotransferase family protein: protein MTDTRSLRARRERLLGRNMSLFYEDPVHLVKGEGVWLWDADGRKYLDCYNNVPHVGHCHPRVVEAICRQASTLNTHTRYLHEGILDYVERLTATFDRSLDTAILTCTGSEANDVALRMAEAVTGRTGVIATDFTYHGNTAAVSQLSTRMPPVGGYGGHVRHVPAPDAYRPLGGEGGQAFATAFAAKVEEAIASLAESPFGFSALIVDPFFANEGFPDLPEDFLAPAVAAVRKAGGLVICDEVQPGFGRTGTHMWGHQKAGIVPDIVTLGKPMGNGHPVGGVVAGAGTLNAFRKAFRYFNTFGGNPVSCAAAMAVLDVLEEEKLQENALAVGAHAREGLRRLGEKHAVIGNVRGSGLFFGAELVLDRAEKTPAPDIATRIINAMRARGVLMGKLGIHQNATKIRPPMPFSRENADLMLSTLDDVLGGL from the coding sequence ATGACCGACACCCGATCCCTGCGCGCCCGGCGCGAAAGGCTGCTCGGCCGCAACATGTCGCTCTTCTACGAGGACCCGGTCCATCTGGTGAAGGGCGAGGGCGTGTGGCTGTGGGATGCGGACGGGCGAAAATATCTCGATTGCTACAACAACGTGCCGCATGTCGGCCATTGCCATCCGCGCGTGGTGGAGGCGATCTGCCGGCAGGCCTCCACGCTCAACACCCACACGCGCTACCTGCACGAAGGCATCCTCGACTATGTCGAGCGCCTGACCGCCACCTTCGACCGGAGCCTTGACACCGCGATCCTCACCTGCACCGGCAGCGAGGCGAACGACGTGGCGCTGCGCATGGCCGAGGCCGTGACCGGCCGCACGGGCGTCATCGCCACCGACTTCACCTATCACGGCAACACGGCGGCGGTCTCGCAGCTTTCCACCCGCATGCCGCCCGTCGGCGGCTATGGCGGGCATGTGCGCCATGTCCCGGCGCCCGATGCCTACCGGCCGCTCGGCGGGGAGGGCGGCCAGGCCTTCGCAACGGCCTTCGCGGCGAAGGTCGAGGAGGCGATCGCCTCATTGGCCGAAAGCCCCTTCGGCTTTTCCGCGCTGATCGTCGATCCCTTCTTCGCCAACGAGGGTTTCCCGGACCTGCCGGAAGATTTCCTCGCGCCCGCCGTCGCCGCGGTGAGGAAGGCCGGCGGCCTCGTCATCTGCGACGAGGTGCAGCCCGGCTTCGGCCGCACCGGCACCCATATGTGGGGCCACCAGAAGGCGGGCATCGTCCCCGACATCGTCACCCTCGGCAAGCCGATGGGCAACGGCCATCCGGTGGGCGGCGTCGTCGCCGGGGCCGGGACGCTGAACGCCTTCCGCAAGGCCTTCCGCTACTTCAACACCTTCGGCGGCAACCCGGTCTCCTGCGCGGCTGCGATGGCCGTGCTCGATGTGCTGGAGGAGGAGAAGCTGCAGGAAAACGCACTCGCGGTCGGCGCCCATGCCCGCGAGGGCCTGCGCAGGCTCGGCGAAAAGCACGCGGTGATCGGCAATGTGCGCGGCAGCGGCCTGTTCTTCGGCGCCGAGCTGGTGCTGGACCGGGCGGAAAAGACCCCCGCCCCCGACATCGCGACGCGCATCATCAACGCCATGCGCGCGCGCGGCGTGCTGATGGGCAAGCTCGGCATCCACCAGAACGCCACCAAGATCCGCCCGCCCATGCCTTTTTCCAGGGAGAATGCCGACTTGATGCTCTCCACCCTCGACGACGTGCTGGGCGGGCTTTGA
- a CDS encoding phosphotransferase enzyme family protein, which produces MDGIAETLTARAMAAIAHWDLPEQVPDVIKYRENAVFQVRLAWGERAALRLHRPAYHSQAALASELAFMAHLRDRGLAVPQPIPAANGALLVAFGEGPFYADLIGWVEGEPLGETGVPLARAGRDLPAIFRAVGRETALLHGAADAFRQPAGFERPAWNADGLLGEAPFWGRFWDCAALPPEDRADLTALRAALTARLAAIAPGLDHGLIHADIVRENIFVRKGRVAFIDFDDCGFGFRLFDLATTLLRNRREPDYPVLRDALLDGYAAVRPQARAAFQHLPLFLLLRALTYIGWAAARPDLPDNAARLRRYVAEVRALAGEGAG; this is translated from the coding sequence ATGGACGGCATCGCCGAGACCCTGACGGCGCGCGCGATGGCCGCCATCGCCCACTGGGACCTGCCGGAACAGGTGCCCGACGTCATCAAGTACCGCGAGAACGCGGTTTTCCAGGTCCGGCTCGCCTGGGGCGAGCGCGCCGCGCTGCGGCTGCACCGGCCGGCCTATCATTCGCAGGCCGCGCTCGCCTCCGAGCTCGCCTTCATGGCGCATCTGCGCGACCGCGGCCTTGCCGTGCCGCAGCCGATCCCGGCGGCGAACGGCGCGCTGCTGGTGGCCTTCGGCGAGGGGCCCTTTTATGCGGACCTCATCGGCTGGGTGGAGGGCGAGCCGCTCGGCGAGACGGGCGTGCCGCTCGCAAGGGCGGGCCGTGACCTGCCCGCCATCTTCCGTGCCGTCGGCCGCGAGACCGCGCTGCTGCACGGCGCCGCCGATGCCTTCCGCCAGCCGGCCGGCTTCGAGCGTCCCGCCTGGAATGCCGATGGCCTTCTCGGCGAAGCGCCGTTCTGGGGCCGCTTCTGGGACTGCGCCGCCCTCCCGCCCGAGGACAGGGCCGACCTCACGGCGCTGCGCGCTGCGCTGACGGCCCGGCTGGCGGCGATCGCGCCCGGCCTCGACCACGGCCTGATCCATGCCGACATCGTGCGCGAGAACATCTTCGTGCGCAAAGGCAGGGTCGCCTTCATCGATTTCGACGATTGCGGCTTCGGCTTCCGCCTGTTCGACCTTGCGACGACGCTGCTGCGCAACCGCCGCGAGCCCGACTATCCCGTCCTCCGCGATGCGCTGCTGGACGGCTATGCCGCCGTGCGGCCGCAGGCGAGGGCAGCTTTCCAACATCTGCCGCTTTTCCTCCTGCTGCGCGCGCTCACCTATATCGGCTGGGCGGCGGCGCGGCCCGACCTGCCGGACAACGCCGCCCGCCTTCGGCGCTACGTGGCGGAGGTGCGCGCGCTTGCCGGCGAGGGGGCGGGTTGA
- a CDS encoding YqaA family protein: MLRSLYAWTLSLAARKAAAAWLALIAFVESSVFLVPADVLFLPMALARPEKAYRYALIATAASVAGGIAGWLLGYYAYESLAKPILEFYGKLDTFERLKSHVTEEQLGLLLVTSGLAHLPPIKVVTILAGVVRVNLWHFVLSAIVARGLRFYLLAFLLRRYGEPIQAFVEKRLGLILAAAAAGLVALYMAYRLIAG, encoded by the coding sequence ATGTTACGAAGCCTCTATGCCTGGACCCTCTCGCTCGCCGCACGCAAGGCGGCCGCGGCCTGGCTCGCGCTGATCGCCTTCGTCGAAAGCTCGGTCTTCCTCGTGCCGGCCGATGTGCTGTTCCTGCCGATGGCGCTTGCGCGGCCGGAAAAGGCCTATCGCTACGCGCTCATTGCCACCGCCGCGTCGGTGGCCGGCGGCATCGCCGGCTGGCTGCTGGGCTATTATGCCTATGAGAGCCTGGCAAAGCCGATCCTGGAATTCTACGGCAAGCTGGATACGTTCGAACGGCTGAAATCCCACGTCACCGAGGAACAGCTCGGCCTCCTCCTCGTCACCTCGGGCCTTGCGCATCTGCCGCCGATCAAGGTGGTGACGATCCTGGCGGGCGTCGTGCGCGTGAACCTCTGGCATTTCGTCCTGTCGGCGATCGTCGCCCGCGGCCTGCGCTTCTACCTGCTCGCCTTCCTCCTGCGCCGCTACGGCGAACCGATCCAGGCCTTCGTCGAAAAACGCCTCGGCCTCATCCTCGCCGCCGCGGCGGCAGGCCTCGTCGCGCTTTACATGGCCTACCGCCTGATAGCCGGCTGA
- a CDS encoding IS30 family transposase produces the protein MKHTYSHLDLNERRRIARWRHAGLSVDIIAEKLGRHRSTIFREVRRNVYIDKEWPDLSGYHCATAHDMACERRAKLRKLARFSHVRQSVIERIVHGWSPQQIAGRMRLEHHPISVSHETIYKFAYSADGHAIKLWKHLPEHRARRRPRHARRRHGQRFSPDLNILRRPDVVADRRQFGHWECDLIQFRQKFGKANVTSLVERVSRFAVLFRNNDRQSRPIMERLIGVLQALPHRARRSITFDRGTEFTDWPYLQAGIGSATWFCDPQSPWQKGTVENTNGRARKWLSRDVDPLSITDQDLKDICDRLNTTPRKCLGYKTPAEVFRQKLLAQMRSGG, from the coding sequence ATGAAACACACCTACTCCCACCTGGACCTGAATGAACGCCGCAGGATAGCGCGCTGGCGTCACGCCGGCCTGAGCGTCGATATCATCGCGGAGAAGCTGGGACGTCATCGCTCGACGATCTTCCGCGAGGTTCGGCGCAACGTCTACATCGACAAGGAATGGCCTGATCTCAGCGGCTACCATTGCGCGACCGCGCATGACATGGCTTGCGAACGGCGGGCCAAGCTCAGGAAGCTCGCGCGCTTCTCGCATGTCCGCCAGTCCGTCATCGAACGGATCGTGCACGGCTGGTCGCCGCAACAGATCGCCGGTCGGATGCGGCTGGAGCACCATCCGATTTCGGTCAGCCACGAGACGATCTACAAGTTTGCCTATTCGGCCGACGGACATGCCATCAAGCTCTGGAAACATCTGCCGGAACATCGTGCGCGACGCCGGCCACGTCATGCGAGGCGCCGGCATGGCCAGCGCTTCAGCCCGGATCTCAACATTTTGCGCCGCCCGGACGTGGTTGCCGATCGCAGGCAGTTCGGACATTGGGAATGCGACCTGATCCAGTTCCGCCAGAAGTTCGGCAAGGCGAACGTGACGTCACTGGTCGAGCGGGTCAGCCGCTTTGCTGTTCTCTTTCGCAACAACGACAGGCAGTCGCGCCCGATCATGGAGCGTCTCATCGGCGTGCTGCAGGCCCTGCCCCATCGCGCACGGCGCTCGATCACTTTCGACCGTGGGACGGAGTTTACCGACTGGCCCTACCTCCAGGCCGGGATCGGCTCCGCGACATGGTTCTGCGACCCGCAATCGCCCTGGCAGAAAGGCACCGTCGAGAACACGAACGGGCGGGCCAGGAAATGGCTTTCGAGGGATGTCGATCCGCTCTCGATTACCGACCAGGATCTGAAGGACATCTGCGACCGGCTGAACACAACGCCACGCAAGTGCCTCGGCTACAAGACACCGGCCGAGGTCTTTCGCCAGAAGCTGCTCGCGCAGATGCGATCCGGAGGATAG
- a CDS encoding plasmid stabilization protein: protein MPAVTIGNLSAATHRALKVRAAHHGRSTEAEMREILESAARPQARLRPGSALVERSRRLGLTSEDVAGRDETLARAPVEPMGLE, encoded by the coding sequence ATGCCCGCCGTCACGATCGGAAATCTCTCCGCGGCGACGCACCGGGCGCTGAAGGTGCGCGCGGCCCATCATGGGCGCAGCACGGAGGCCGAAATGCGCGAGATCCTCGAATCGGCGGCCCGTCCGCAGGCCCGGCTGCGGCCCGGCAGCGCGCTGGTCGAGCGAAGCCGCCGCCTCGGCCTCACCAGCGAGGACGTCGCCGGCCGCGACGAGACGCTGGCCCGCGCGCCGGTCGAACCGATGGGCTTGGAATGA
- a CDS encoding PIN domain-containing protein, whose amino-acid sequence MILLDTNVVCEAMKPEPAAAVIAWLYGQVAETAFLSSVIIAGLMSGIGALPDGRRKQGPAEALDGVTEIFEGRILPFDVAAARRYADLAVEARAASRDFPTPDGYIAAIAAAHGFAIATRSKSAFDAAGLVVIDPWATPVG is encoded by the coding sequence ATGATCCTCCTCGACACGAATGTCGTTTGCGAGGCGATGAAGCCCGAACCCGCCGCGGCGGTGATCGCCTGGCTCTACGGCCAGGTCGCCGAAACGGCCTTTCTTTCCAGCGTCATCATCGCCGGATTGATGTCCGGCATCGGCGCCCTGCCTGATGGCCGCCGCAAGCAGGGACCGGCCGAGGCGCTGGACGGCGTCACAGAGATATTCGAAGGCCGCATCCTGCCCTTCGACGTCGCCGCGGCAAGGCGATACGCGGATCTTGCGGTTGAGGCCCGCGCGGCCAGCCGAGACTTCCCCACGCCGGACGGCTATATCGCCGCCATCGCCGCCGCGCACGGCTTTGCCATCGCCACGCGCAGCAAAAGCGCGTTCGACGCGGCGGGCCTTGTCGTGATCGATCCCTGGGCCACACCGGTCGGTTGA
- a CDS encoding WGR domain-containing protein: MEQDRSSHFVRCDVARNMNRFYRLTVVQDLFGTTLLVREWGRIGVSCRTRCEEKESVAEARRDAIRLAAGKMRRGYVPAAGQARGR; the protein is encoded by the coding sequence ATGGAACAGGACAGGTCAAGTCATTTCGTGCGCTGCGACGTCGCGCGCAACATGAACCGCTTCTACCGGCTCACGGTCGTGCAGGATCTCTTCGGCACCACGCTGCTCGTGCGCGAATGGGGCCGGATCGGCGTCTCCTGCCGCACGCGCTGCGAGGAGAAGGAAAGCGTGGCGGAGGCACGGCGCGACGCCATCCGGCTTGCCGCCGGAAAGATGCGCCGCGGATATGTTCCGGCGGCCGGGCAGGCGAGGGGGCGTTGA